A window from Mauremys reevesii isolate NIE-2019 linkage group 9, ASM1616193v1, whole genome shotgun sequence encodes these proteins:
- the LOC120372609 gene encoding allantoinase, mitochondrial-like isoform X2, translating to MTSPPGLSVSSFLPAGAGCWRSRGDAWDHRHSCPHMSYLPPTTTLANFEDKLQSAEGQCYVDVAFWGGVIPGNQDELLSMLQAGVPGFKCSLIASGVEEFPHVSLQDLHMAMNELQGTDCVLLFHAEQELGQWKPALEDPTEYRALLDSRPDTMEVEAVQTIANLCLQYTVPCHILHLSSAQALPIIREARQKGAPLTIETAHHYLTLTSERIPPGGTYYKCCPPIRAKTNQEQLWSALQEGLIDMVVSAHNPGSPDLKILDDGDFFQAQAGIASLQFGLPLFWTSAKSKGFSLHDVVQLMCKNPASLSRLDDRKGALCTGMDADLVIWDPDKEFEVKKNMIQHKSQLTPYLGFQLRGEVFATLVHGRLVYLKGKFSPKPEGVLLVTQRKMSTTVSSSPYY from the exons ATGACCTCCCCCCCAGGATTGTCTGTGAGTTCCTTTCTCCCCGCAGGTGCTGGATGTTGGCGATCTCGTGGTGATGCCTGGGATCATAGACACTCATGTCCACACAT GAGCTATCTTCCCCCAACCACAACTCTGGCAAACTTTGAGGACAAGCTGCAGTCTGCCGAAGGGCAGTGCTACGTGGATGTAGCCTTCTGGGGTGGAGTCATCCCTGGAAACCAG GATGAGCTCCTGTCCATGCTGCAGGCTGGAGTCCCAGGCTTTAAGTGCTCCCTGATTGCAAGTGGAGTGGAGGAATTCCCCCATGTCAGCCTCCAAGATCTGCACATGGCAATGAATGAGCTGCAAGGCACAGACTGTGTCCTCTTG TTCCACGCAGAGCAAGAGCTGGGCCAGTGGAAGCCGGCACTAGAGG ACCCCACAGAGTACAGAGCACTCCTGGACTCCCGCCCCGATACAATGGAAGTGGAGGCCGTCCAGACCATTGCTAATCTCTGCCTCCAGTACAC GGTGCCCTGCCACATCCTCCATCTCTCCTCTGCTCAAGCCCTGCCCATCATCAGAGAGGCTCGCCAGAAAGGGGCACCACTCACTATAGAGACTGCCCACCACTACCTCACCCTGACCTCTGAACGCATTCCACCTGGGGGCACCTACTACAAGTGCTGTCCTCCTATCAGGGCCAAAACCAATCAG GAGCAACTGTGGAGTGCTCTGCAAGAGGGGCTGATCGATATGGTGGTGTCAGCCCATAACCCCGGCTCACCAGATCTCAAAATCTTGGATGATGGAGACTTTTTCCAGGCACAGGCAGGCATTGCCTCACTGCAGTTTG GGCTTCCTCTGTTCTGGACCTCAGCAAAATCCAAGGGATTCTCCCTTCATGACGTGGTGCAACTGATGTGCAAAAATCCTGCCAGCCTGAGCCGACTGGATGACCGCAAGGGGGCGCTGTGCACAGGGATGGATGCTGACTTGGTGATCTGGGATCCAGACAAGGAGTTTGAG gtgAAGAAAAACATGATTCAACATAAAAGCCAG CTGACCCCATACCTTGGCTTCCAGCTTCGTGGAGAGGTTTTTGCCACTCTTGTGCATGGCAGGTTGGTTTATCTGAAAGGAAAGTTCTCACCCAAGCCGGAAGGAGTCCTGCTTGTAACTCAGAGAAAGATGTCCACAACAGTCTCCTCCTCACCCTACTACTGA
- the LOC120372609 gene encoding allantoinase, mitochondrial-like isoform X1, with product MSTKHGEASQTGAAKVEVGSEVMAVRSNRVVLDNTICPAEIIICNGKIADILPKRSWACASREKVLDVGDLVVMPGIIDTHVHTCEPGHTDWEGYSSATKAAAAGGVTTLVAMPLSYLPPTTTLANFEDKLQSAEGQCYVDVAFWGGVIPGNQDELLSMLQAGVPGFKCSLIASGVEEFPHVSLQDLHMAMNELQGTDCVLLFHAEQELGQWKPALEDPTEYRALLDSRPDTMEVEAVQTIANLCLQYTVPCHILHLSSAQALPIIREARQKGAPLTIETAHHYLTLTSERIPPGGTYYKCCPPIRAKTNQEQLWSALQEGLIDMVVSAHNPGSPDLKILDDGDFFQAQAGIASLQFGLPLFWTSAKSKGFSLHDVVQLMCKNPASLSRLDDRKGALCTGMDADLVIWDPDKEFEVKKNMIQHKSQLTPYLGFQLRGEVFATLVHGRLVYLKGKFSPKPEGVLLVTQRKMSTTVSSSPYY from the exons ATGTCTACAAAACACGGGGAAGCTTCCCAAACAG GGGCAGCCAAAGTGGAGGTGGGCTCGGAGGTCATGGCTGTGAGAAGTAACAGGGTGGTGCTGGATAATACCATCTGCCCAGCTGAAATCATCATCTGCAATGGCAAGATAGCTGACATTCTGCCCAAGAGGAGCTGGGCTTGTGCCAGCAGAGAGAAG GTGCTGGATGTTGGCGATCTCGTGGTGATGCCTGGGATCATAGACACTCATGTCCACACATGTGAGCCAGGGCACACAGACTGGGAGGGTTACTCTTCTGCAACcaaggctgctgctgcaggaggcgTCACAACCCTGGTGGCTATGCCGCT GAGCTATCTTCCCCCAACCACAACTCTGGCAAACTTTGAGGACAAGCTGCAGTCTGCCGAAGGGCAGTGCTACGTGGATGTAGCCTTCTGGGGTGGAGTCATCCCTGGAAACCAG GATGAGCTCCTGTCCATGCTGCAGGCTGGAGTCCCAGGCTTTAAGTGCTCCCTGATTGCAAGTGGAGTGGAGGAATTCCCCCATGTCAGCCTCCAAGATCTGCACATGGCAATGAATGAGCTGCAAGGCACAGACTGTGTCCTCTTG TTCCACGCAGAGCAAGAGCTGGGCCAGTGGAAGCCGGCACTAGAGG ACCCCACAGAGTACAGAGCACTCCTGGACTCCCGCCCCGATACAATGGAAGTGGAGGCCGTCCAGACCATTGCTAATCTCTGCCTCCAGTACAC GGTGCCCTGCCACATCCTCCATCTCTCCTCTGCTCAAGCCCTGCCCATCATCAGAGAGGCTCGCCAGAAAGGGGCACCACTCACTATAGAGACTGCCCACCACTACCTCACCCTGACCTCTGAACGCATTCCACCTGGGGGCACCTACTACAAGTGCTGTCCTCCTATCAGGGCCAAAACCAATCAG GAGCAACTGTGGAGTGCTCTGCAAGAGGGGCTGATCGATATGGTGGTGTCAGCCCATAACCCCGGCTCACCAGATCTCAAAATCTTGGATGATGGAGACTTTTTCCAGGCACAGGCAGGCATTGCCTCACTGCAGTTTG GGCTTCCTCTGTTCTGGACCTCAGCAAAATCCAAGGGATTCTCCCTTCATGACGTGGTGCAACTGATGTGCAAAAATCCTGCCAGCCTGAGCCGACTGGATGACCGCAAGGGGGCGCTGTGCACAGGGATGGATGCTGACTTGGTGATCTGGGATCCAGACAAGGAGTTTGAG gtgAAGAAAAACATGATTCAACATAAAAGCCAG CTGACCCCATACCTTGGCTTCCAGCTTCGTGGAGAGGTTTTTGCCACTCTTGTGCATGGCAGGTTGGTTTATCTGAAAGGAAAGTTCTCACCCAAGCCGGAAGGAGTCCTGCTTGTAACTCAGAGAAAGATGTCCACAACAGTCTCCTCCTCACCCTACTACTGA